The following proteins are encoded in a genomic region of Clostridium kluyveri:
- the rnpA gene encoding ribonuclease P protein component, with amino-acid sequence MDVYRIKKNAEFRAVYKRGKSFSNNLLVLYVYMNRKNVNRLGVSVSKKVGKSVIRNRIKRLIKESFRLNRDYIKVENGYDLVFIARKTSNGKSYVEINNSVKNLIKKAGLYK; translated from the coding sequence AGGATAAAAAAAAATGCAGAATTTAGGGCTGTATATAAAAGGGGAAAATCTTTTTCTAATAATTTGTTAGTATTATATGTATATATGAATAGAAAGAATGTAAATAGATTAGGTGTATCGGTAAGTAAAAAAGTAGGTAAAAGTGTTATTAGAAATAGAATTAAAAGATTAATTAAAGAAAGTTTTAGACTAAATAGGGACTATATAAAAGTTGAAAATGGGTACGATTTAGTATTTATAGCTAGAAAGACATCTAACGGAAAAAGTTATGTGGAGATAAATAATTCTGTGAAAAATTTAATTAAAAAAGCAGGTTTGTATAAGTGA